From a single Nematostella vectensis chromosome 3, jaNemVect1.1, whole genome shotgun sequence genomic region:
- the LOC5516994 gene encoding transcription factor HES-4-B codes for MGMENSNEIPQLEESVGRKSSKPMMEKRRRARINQSLNELKILILEAMKKDTSCYSKLEKADILEMTVKYLRAMKTTQQLTGIVPSDPSSVAQYRAGFNECALEVTRYFMANDNVDLQMKTRILSHLASVCRPYEQQQVPHNPRVPVQHPIFPPAVSHSGSAHQTSLTVSKATELQNVFVGPTQFQIVPGQLANGRLAAVLVPSPASGPGVSSMPQLLPMFSKPPTDFQSLPGYHLTTSHGGRGQGADNVWRPW; via the exons atggggatggaaaactCAAACGAAATCCCGCAGCTCGAAGAATCTGTCGGACGAAAG TCCTCTAAACCAATGATGGAAAAAAGACGAAGGGCTCGTATCAATCAGAGCCTTAACGAGCTGAAAATCCTTATTCTTGAAGCAATGAAAAAAGAC ACCTCATGCTATTCTAAGCTGGAAAAAGCAGATATCCTTGAAATGACAGTGAAATACTTAAGAGCTATGAAAACCACGCAACAGCTAACAG GTATCGTCCCATCAGATCCATCTTCAGTTGCTCAGTATAGGGCAGGCTTCAACGAGTGTGCGCTAGAAGTTACACGATACTTCATGGCCAATGATAATGTAGACCTTCAGATGAAAACGCGCATTCTCTCGCATCTCGCAAGTGTTTGCCGGCCCTATGAACAGCAACAAGTTCCGCACAATCCGAGGGTCCCAGTCCAGCATCCAATATTTCCACCAGCTGTCAGTCACTCTGGGTCTGCTCATCAAACGAGTTTAACGGTCTCCAAGGCAACAGAACTTCAAAACGTGTTCGTTGGTCCCACACAGTTTCAAATAGTGCCAGGCCAATTAGCCAATGGTAGACTAGCTGCTGTACTAGTTCCCAGTCCAGCGAGTGGACCAGGCGTCTCATCTATGCCACAGCTTCTTCCAATGTTTAGCAAACCACCCACAGACTTTCAATCCCTCCCAGGGTACCATTTAACCACTTcccatggggggaggggtcaggGGGCCGACAATGTGTGGAGACCCTGGTGA
- the LOC5516995 gene encoding adenosine receptor A1, whose product MRRWSTMNNNTTMPASLLGGGPLMSRQEMLVWCVVFAVEALITVFGNSFTIAIFTSSYLRQNRAFYFLVNLAIADLLVGLSSMPLFIMLFTKFFSGEYISELLFVSHRFVDSFTSFVALFSLVLVAVERMYAVVYPLRHRTTRVGSYIACALAMWVFSLAVSVLGTLPSHIDQTISFYLFFILHSSALIVVSISYVIVWKWVVCRVNNTAARQRDPRDRRLARTLALVTVMSIVAWVPFQVIHYVETLCLTCAMVPNTPLYFSKLLHYGNSLINPVLYCFRIPEFNKTASKFLVKMHLREASQQSVPVELDELKGGGVKFDAHDTRVFKPGGREVVSYAASTPPTPKGGTVTVITDMSNESPARSRSASH is encoded by the coding sequence ATGCGACGGTGGTCAACGATGAACAACAACACAACGATGCCAGCTTCACTCTTGGGCGGGGGACCGTTGATGTCACGCCAGGAGATGCTCGTCTGGTGCGTAGTGTTTGCCGTGGAAGCTTTGATAACGGTCTTCGGCAACAGCTTCACCATCGCTATCTTCACAAGCTCCTATCTCCGCCAGAACCGGGCATTCTATTTTCTTGTGAATTTAGCCATCGCTGATCTGCTGGTCGGCTTGTCTTCAATGCCTTTGTTTATAATGCTCTTCACTAAGTTTTTCTCCGGGGAATACATATCAGAGCTGTTATTCGTATCGCATCGATTCGTGGACTCGTTTACGAGTTTTGTGGCGCTGTTTTCGCTTGTTTTGGTAGCAGTAGAGCGGATGTATGCGGTCGTGTATCCGTTACGTCATCGTACCACACGAGTTGGGTCCTATATCGCATGCGCATTAGCAATGTGGGTTTTCTCATTGGCGGTGTCTGTCTTGGGTACTTTACCATCCCACATTGATCAGACCATCTCCTTCTACCTGTTCTTCATTCTCCACTCGTCCGCACTGATTGTTGTCAGCATTTCCTACGTCATTGTATGGAAGTGGGTCGTGTGCCGGGTCAATAACACCGCTGCCAGACAGCGTGACCCCAGGGATCGAAGGCTCGCACGAACTCTGGCGTTAGTGACCGTCATGTCTATAGTAGCCTGGGTACCATTCCAAGTGATCCATTACGTAGAAACACTTTGTCTGACTTGCGCAATGGTGCCTAACACCCCTCTTTACTTCAGCAAGCTATTGCATTATGGGAACTCTCTTATCAATCCAGTTCTTTACTGCTTTCGTATTCCGGAGTTTAATAAAACGGCGTCTAAATTTCTCGTGAAGATGCACTTGCGAGAAGCCAGCCAGCAGTCTGTCCCTGTTGAGCTAGATGAACTCAAGGGGGGTGGTGTGAAGTTTGACGCACATGACACAAGGGTGTTCAAACCAGGAGGGCGAGAAGTTGTCAGTTACGCAGCATCTACTCCGCCCACTCCTAAAGGAGGCACAGTGACTGTAATAACAGACATGTCGAACGAGTCCCCAGCTAGGTCTAGATCGGCGAGTCATTGA